In Archangium violaceum, the following are encoded in one genomic region:
- a CDS encoding RsmB/NOP family class I SAM-dependent RNA methyltransferase — translation MKKNPRPPARASQPRHEPPSSEAAPRPNRPVREDLVLQASLEAYGFVRHEGRLADRALDFTLRHKRNLYSNERRAVAERVYALLRRQRTVDFLLEHAHRDFSRLDKTRQDVLRLAASRILHGEAVDVVARTSSLPGTDAGALAALPEAARKLESLPREKRFPIAASLPDFLAERFREVFGADAERAAEAMNERAPLTARANGFKGDREKLRAQLEQEGVHATPTPLSPLGLILDTRANAFTLEAFREGWFELQDEGSQLLGMLVDAPPTRVVDACAGAGGKTLQLAVQMKNRGDLHALDVDEGRIDELRKRARRAGVHNVRTQVIPAEGPEVDEALAALKGKADRVLVDAPCSGTGTFRRKPDARYRLTPEMIQDHVARQKRLLERFSQLVKPGGRLIYGTCSVLREENEAVVEDFLARHPDYSVRPVAEELGPELGAKVGPGPFLRLAPHLHGTDGFFGAILVRAK, via the coding sequence ATGAAGAAGAACCCCCGCCCGCCCGCCCGGGCCTCCCAGCCCCGCCATGAGCCGCCCTCCTCCGAGGCGGCGCCACGCCCCAACCGCCCCGTGAGGGAGGACCTCGTCCTCCAGGCGAGCCTCGAGGCCTACGGCTTCGTCCGCCACGAGGGCCGTCTGGCCGACCGGGCCCTGGACTTCACCCTCCGTCACAAGCGCAACCTCTACTCCAACGAGCGCCGCGCCGTGGCCGAGCGGGTGTACGCCCTGCTCCGCCGTCAGCGCACGGTGGACTTCCTCCTCGAGCACGCCCACCGCGACTTCTCCCGCCTGGACAAGACGCGCCAGGACGTGTTGCGCCTGGCCGCCTCGCGCATCCTCCATGGCGAGGCCGTGGACGTGGTGGCGCGCACCTCCTCGCTGCCGGGCACCGACGCTGGCGCGCTGGCCGCCCTCCCCGAGGCCGCCCGGAAGCTGGAGTCCCTCCCCAGGGAGAAGCGCTTCCCCATCGCCGCCTCGCTGCCGGACTTCCTCGCCGAGCGCTTCCGCGAGGTCTTCGGCGCCGACGCCGAGCGCGCCGCCGAGGCGATGAACGAGCGCGCCCCCCTCACCGCCCGCGCCAATGGCTTCAAGGGAGACCGCGAGAAGCTCCGCGCGCAGCTGGAGCAGGAGGGCGTGCACGCCACCCCCACCCCGCTGTCGCCGCTCGGGCTCATCCTCGACACGCGCGCCAATGCCTTCACACTCGAGGCCTTCCGCGAGGGCTGGTTCGAGCTGCAGGACGAGGGCAGCCAGCTGCTCGGCATGCTGGTGGACGCGCCGCCCACGCGGGTGGTGGACGCGTGCGCGGGCGCGGGGGGCAAGACGCTGCAACTCGCCGTGCAGATGAAGAACCGGGGCGACCTGCACGCGCTGGACGTGGACGAGGGCCGCATCGACGAGCTGCGCAAGCGCGCGCGCCGGGCCGGTGTGCACAACGTGCGCACCCAGGTCATCCCCGCCGAGGGCCCCGAGGTGGACGAGGCCCTCGCCGCCCTCAAGGGCAAGGCGGACCGGGTGCTGGTGGATGCCCCGTGCAGTGGCACCGGAACCTTCCGCCGCAAGCCGGACGCGCGCTACCGCCTCACGCCCGAGATGATTCAGGACCACGTGGCGCGGCAGAAGCGGCTGCTGGAGCGCTTCTCCCAGCTGGTGAAGCCGGGCGGCCGGCTCATCTACGGCACGTGCAGCGTGCTGCGCGAGGAGAACGAGGCCGTGGTGGAGGACTTCCTCGCCAGGCACCCGGACTACTCGGTGCGTCCAGTGGCGGAGGAGCTCGGGCCGGAGCTGGGCGCGAAGGTGGGCCCGGGCCCCTTCCTGCGGCTCGCCCCCCACCTGCACGGCACGGATGGTTTCTTCGGGGCCATCCTCGTGCGCGCGAAGTAG
- a CDS encoding purple acid phosphatase family protein, with the protein MHRLYSLALGAVTAALTLTASSACADGLARQPYLQRVGPETATVAFRLDAPCVPTVLYGTNGSTDQTAQSADTGRNHAVVLAGLQPGTEYTYLVDACGARTNPVRFSTAPVPGTRNVHFTAVGDFGMNNADQRSVATAMLGRKPDLFVMLGDNAYSSGTETEIQNNLFAPMAPLLSQVPFFATPGNHEYVTNQAQPYFDNLYLPTSPSGGERYYSFDWGHIHFVSLDSNCAIGLASSDRCSLAAQKKWVEQDLAASTAPWKIVFFHHPPWSSGEHGSQLLMRREFSPLFEKYGVDLVLNGHDHHYERMYPMQGNDVAASSTQSPTYLVVGSGGASLRRFDNGKPSWTVLRNDADHGYLDVKVEEGTLTAQMLTPSGKVIDSFSLSKDLPPLEQRPDGTPDAEQPADPTPAPQPGSSTDGTGTGLPSTPGTPDTSSEDGDLGEPQPEVAGCSAGPVMALLPAGAVLLAGALRRRRRR; encoded by the coding sequence ATGCACCGACTGTATTCCCTCGCGCTCGGAGCAGTGACCGCGGCGCTCACATTGACCGCGAGCAGCGCCTGCGCCGACGGCCTCGCCCGGCAGCCCTACCTCCAACGGGTGGGCCCCGAGACCGCCACCGTGGCCTTCCGCCTGGATGCCCCGTGCGTCCCCACGGTCCTCTACGGCACCAACGGCTCCACCGACCAGACCGCCCAGTCGGCGGACACCGGCCGCAACCACGCCGTCGTCCTCGCCGGCCTGCAGCCCGGCACCGAGTACACCTACCTCGTGGATGCCTGCGGCGCGCGCACCAACCCCGTGCGCTTCTCCACCGCCCCCGTCCCCGGCACCCGCAACGTCCACTTCACCGCCGTGGGCGACTTCGGCATGAACAACGCCGACCAGCGCAGCGTGGCCACCGCCATGCTCGGCCGCAAGCCGGACCTCTTCGTGATGCTCGGCGACAACGCCTACAGCTCGGGCACCGAGACGGAAATCCAGAACAACCTCTTCGCCCCCATGGCGCCGCTGCTCTCCCAGGTGCCCTTCTTCGCCACCCCGGGCAACCACGAGTACGTCACCAACCAGGCCCAGCCCTACTTCGACAACCTCTACCTGCCCACCAGCCCCTCCGGTGGCGAGCGCTACTACTCCTTCGACTGGGGCCACATCCACTTCGTCTCCCTGGACTCCAACTGCGCCATCGGCCTGGCCTCCTCGGACCGCTGCTCGCTCGCCGCGCAGAAGAAGTGGGTGGAGCAGGACCTGGCCGCCAGCACCGCGCCCTGGAAGATCGTCTTCTTCCACCACCCGCCCTGGAGCAGCGGTGAACACGGCTCGCAGCTCCTGATGCGCCGGGAGTTCTCCCCCCTCTTCGAGAAGTACGGCGTGGACCTGGTCCTCAACGGGCACGACCACCACTACGAGCGCATGTACCCCATGCAGGGCAATGACGTGGCCGCGTCGAGCACCCAGAGCCCCACCTACCTCGTGGTGGGCAGCGGCGGCGCGTCCCTCCGCCGCTTCGACAACGGCAAGCCCTCCTGGACCGTGCTGCGCAATGACGCGGACCACGGCTACCTCGACGTGAAGGTGGAGGAAGGCACCCTCACCGCCCAGATGCTCACCCCCTCGGGCAAGGTGATCGACAGCTTCTCCCTCTCCAAGGACCTCCCTCCCCTCGAGCAGCGGCCCGACGGCACTCCCGATGCCGAGCAGCCCGCCGACCCGACTCCTGCCCCCCAGCCGGGCTCCTCCACCGATGGCACCGGCACCGGACTGCCGAGCACTCCTGGCACTCCGGACACTTCGTCCGAGGACGGCGACCTGGGAGAGCCACAGCCCGAGGTCGCCGGGTGCTCGGCGGGCCCGGTGATGGCGCTGCTCCCCGCGGGCGCGGTGCTGCTCGCCGGGGCCCTGCGCCGTCGCCGCCGCCGCTAG
- a CDS encoding DUF4956 domain-containing protein produces MDSFFSALANDVSSGVSLHDARLMVPRLLAAVAIGLVLALRPWRLLTGKPLPRADMVQAQVLLCTAAAVITAVIGNSMAKAFGLVGLGGFVRFRSGLKDPRDAAILFLVIGLGMACGHGSLGLAGVGTVFVGVLLFVLDFFEKKESTATRQRMLVSAQADDLAGAEAWLRQKLGERNVLVRSCALDFDGRRVELEVEEKEPGVLASALGRSAGGPIRGLRWSEMPSRKGGWEERG; encoded by the coding sequence ATGGACTCGTTCTTCTCCGCGCTCGCCAACGATGTGTCGTCCGGGGTTTCCCTCCACGACGCGAGACTGATGGTGCCCCGCCTGCTGGCGGCGGTGGCCATCGGCCTGGTGCTCGCACTGCGGCCGTGGCGGCTGCTCACCGGCAAGCCCCTGCCCCGGGCGGACATGGTGCAGGCCCAGGTGCTGCTGTGCACCGCCGCGGCCGTCATCACCGCCGTCATCGGCAACAGCATGGCCAAGGCCTTCGGACTGGTGGGGCTCGGCGGCTTCGTGCGCTTCCGCTCCGGACTCAAGGACCCGCGCGACGCCGCCATCCTCTTCCTGGTGATCGGCCTGGGCATGGCCTGCGGACACGGCAGCCTGGGACTGGCCGGGGTGGGCACCGTCTTCGTCGGCGTGCTGCTGTTCGTGTTGGACTTCTTCGAGAAGAAGGAGTCCACCGCCACCAGGCAGCGGATGCTGGTGTCGGCGCAGGCGGATGACCTGGCGGGCGCGGAGGCGTGGCTGAGACAGAAGCTCGGCGAGCGCAACGTGCTGGTGCGCAGCTGCGCGCTGGACTTCGACGGGCGGCGCGTGGAGCTCGAGGTGGAAGAGAAGGAACCGGGAGTGCTCGCATCGGCGCTGGGCCGGTCCGCGGGCGGACCGATCCGGGGACTGAGGTGGTCGGAGATGCCGTCCCGGAAGGGCGGCTGGGAGGAGCGAGGATGA
- the tmk gene encoding dTMP kinase — MFIDFEGIDGSGKTTLSNLLAARLRRLGYRVAHAREGGELRSPIARRIRDLTRDSKLLEMSPRTEFFLNLARDSQQLEEVIAPALARGEVCISDRYLYSQLALSGGGRGLPWESLAPACELASQGLWPDLVILVDVEPELARLRKRLGKNKGERTPDSDSRKGLAGAGLTVRQREAFLDLARRDPARWLIIENNDQPLHVLEQRLVEAVVARLEGRELPAQRVTPPSPTPVRVPTTVDDVEEHFFRALDGLEVREPQLAVWLLGGIPGFAAHQRRLGFVERFPGLTVRSLTGLDDEPARALRELLAEVVPQDVAVSLGANPSPRAMSLRERLYVHAPAEVLSGLKRNDSPEAWALREHALREGRIGEVLCGLAGVDDEPAWAARELGVRHGLYADVARSLIGLGSPRADALRESLLAQDRLAVLRSIQGLDTPFARDLRLSLEDRALKLVLRSLTGLTTDEAFALRERGAPLTKEALDSLDGLDDPRAWRLREDFVSRWPATVVSSLEGLPLTERAEALILRALELTSGRLPVLRNAYRIVAAEHAVVLPSERAALLTPGDDAPRPTL, encoded by the coding sequence GTGTTCATCGACTTCGAAGGCATTGACGGCAGCGGCAAGACGACCCTGTCCAACCTCCTGGCGGCGCGGCTCCGGCGGCTCGGCTACCGGGTGGCGCACGCTCGCGAGGGTGGGGAGTTGCGCTCGCCCATCGCCCGGCGCATCCGCGATCTCACCCGCGACTCCAAGCTGCTGGAGATGTCGCCGCGCACCGAGTTCTTCCTGAACCTCGCCCGGGACTCGCAGCAGCTGGAGGAGGTCATCGCCCCCGCCCTGGCTCGTGGCGAGGTGTGCATCAGCGATCGCTACCTCTACTCGCAGCTGGCGCTCAGCGGCGGCGGGCGCGGGCTGCCCTGGGAGTCGCTCGCGCCGGCGTGCGAGCTGGCCTCGCAGGGACTGTGGCCGGACCTGGTCATCCTGGTGGACGTGGAGCCGGAGCTGGCCCGGCTGCGCAAGCGGCTGGGGAAGAACAAGGGCGAGCGGACCCCGGACTCGGACAGCCGCAAGGGACTGGCGGGGGCGGGCCTGACGGTGCGCCAGCGCGAGGCCTTCCTCGATCTGGCGCGGAGGGACCCCGCCCGCTGGCTCATCATCGAGAACAATGATCAGCCGCTGCACGTGCTGGAGCAGCGCCTGGTGGAGGCGGTGGTGGCGAGACTGGAGGGGCGGGAGCTGCCAGCGCAGCGGGTGACGCCCCCGAGCCCCACGCCGGTCCGGGTGCCGACGACGGTGGACGACGTGGAGGAGCACTTCTTCCGCGCGCTGGACGGGCTGGAGGTGCGCGAGCCCCAGCTGGCGGTGTGGCTGCTGGGCGGCATCCCCGGCTTCGCCGCGCACCAGCGGCGGCTGGGCTTCGTGGAGCGCTTCCCGGGACTCACGGTGCGCAGCCTCACGGGGCTGGACGACGAGCCGGCCCGGGCCTTGCGCGAGCTGCTGGCGGAGGTGGTGCCCCAGGACGTGGCCGTGAGCCTCGGTGCCAACCCGTCGCCCCGGGCCATGTCCCTGCGCGAGCGCCTCTACGTGCACGCGCCCGCGGAGGTGCTCTCCGGCCTCAAGCGCAACGACTCGCCCGAGGCCTGGGCGCTGCGCGAGCACGCCCTGCGTGAGGGGCGCATTGGAGAGGTGCTCTGCGGCCTGGCCGGAGTGGACGACGAGCCGGCCTGGGCGGCGCGCGAGCTGGGCGTGCGGCACGGACTGTACGCGGACGTGGCGCGCAGCCTCATCGGCCTCGGCTCACCCCGGGCGGACGCCCTGCGCGAGAGCCTGCTCGCCCAGGACAGGCTGGCGGTGCTGCGCAGCATCCAGGGCCTGGACACGCCCTTCGCGCGCGACCTGCGCCTGTCGCTGGAGGACAGGGCCCTGAAGCTGGTGCTGCGCTCGCTGACCGGGCTCACCACCGACGAGGCCTTCGCCCTGCGCGAGCGCGGCGCCCCGCTGACGAAGGAGGCCCTCGACTCGCTGGACGGGCTGGATGACCCCCGCGCGTGGCGGCTGCGCGAGGACTTCGTGAGCCGCTGGCCCGCCACGGTGGTGTCCTCGCTCGAGGGGTTGCCCCTGACGGAGCGCGCCGAGGCCCTCATCCTGCGCGCCCTGGAGCTCACCTCCGGCCGCCTGCCCGTGCTGCGCAACGCCTACCGCATCGTCGCCGCCGAGCACGCGGTCGTGCTCCCCTCGGAGCGCGCGGCCCTCCTCACGCCCGGGGACGACGCCCCGCGGCCCACGCTTTGA
- a CDS encoding VTC domain-containing protein, with protein MLQFAEGEVTRLRREFKLVLERETAVALCARLSASLGDYLPPPTRITSVYFDKPGYPLAARALSTPNDCLKVRTKEYSPDVGACGVERVVLEVKRERNGVTQKRRVWVPRAQLGSVLQGGVRLLPLIAGGNLVPALAVTYRRHVYQCSQAWRVTVDRDIGFHRVTPQLAFGERTLSAERLGEPLALDGRVVVEVKHLGEELPEWLAALHPGRKPSYSKFAEGMARVHDFVADGILGG; from the coding sequence ATGCTCCAGTTCGCGGAAGGAGAAGTCACCCGGTTGCGCCGGGAGTTCAAGCTGGTGCTCGAGAGGGAGACGGCGGTGGCCCTGTGCGCGAGGCTCTCCGCCTCGCTGGGCGACTACCTGCCTCCCCCCACGCGCATCACCTCCGTCTACTTCGACAAGCCGGGCTACCCGCTGGCCGCGCGCGCCCTGAGCACCCCGAATGACTGCCTCAAGGTGCGCACCAAGGAGTACTCGCCGGACGTGGGGGCCTGCGGCGTGGAGCGCGTGGTGCTGGAGGTGAAGCGCGAGCGCAACGGCGTCACCCAGAAGCGCCGCGTCTGGGTGCCTCGCGCGCAGCTGGGCAGCGTGCTCCAGGGAGGCGTGCGGCTGCTGCCGCTCATCGCGGGGGGCAACCTCGTCCCGGCGCTGGCGGTGACGTACCGGAGGCACGTGTACCAGTGCTCGCAGGCGTGGCGGGTGACGGTGGACCGGGACATCGGCTTCCACCGGGTGACGCCGCAGTTGGCGTTCGGCGAGAGGACGCTGAGCGCGGAGCGGCTGGGCGAGCCACTCGCCCTGGACGGGCGCGTGGTGGTGGAAGTGAAGCACCTGGGGGAGGAGCTGCCCGAGTGGCTCGCGGCCCTCCACCCCGGGCGCAAGCCGTCGTACAGCAAGTTCGCAGAGGGAATGGCGAGGGTCCACGACTTCGTCGCGGACGGGATTCTGGGGGGCTGA
- a CDS encoding serine/threonine protein kinase, which translates to MNPQSFGKYQLIKKLATGGMAEVWLARQTGIEGFAKNVVVKRILPHLAEDAEFVEMFRNEALIAARFNHPNIAQVYEFGEANGSYYIAMEFIHGEDLGRVMRKAYNAGQWIARPLAIRIVAAACEGLYYAHSRTDDSGRPLRVVHRDISPQNILISFDGSVKLVDFGIAKAADQASLTKSGAIKGKFAYMAPEQAAGKALDHRADIFAIGLVLYELLTGVRPLKRETELATLQAALECNISTPSEVADVPAELDSVVMPALAKAADDRYRDARQFQMALEELLVSQRWVAGSVQISELMETLFADRLDEERRSGNPEPRSEESMSAMPVPPEPPPPEPRESRPPPRSSSRVESRPSANPASDMNWEAPPGEMPQNRRTGTRAAVVNKRTESATLPMTDVPEVGEWEAPPATEVPRRRTSSEAPRRTQAGNTSMARAPSRVEMSRGGTQTEVPAPRRTGTRMGAESAEAEVPAPRPSRAGSAVANPRVRTPPVIEDDEDPERTMLPPPPEPPEPPRRRTVMAPSPQAAEPAPRRRTQSRAEMPEAPTPRRRPSVVQEVDDEDEDSVGTTKPRPAARVGRSLPSLSNLLGVFVVVAAVGLAFVFRQSIWDTLNSTATDGQGIYLNVVTNQRVQVAVRHNARCRSSEPITVLGFTPLQRMGGAHVQDTLILENKEQGIHEEIEVPFGEPQETKTIERTFQTGFFRPKVVPRSVSGVEIFRDGQKLALYQPGLKLELVEGTHHLVFKSASLKEPVLVDVEVKARSTVDQQVDLAPYIQ; encoded by the coding sequence ATGAACCCTCAATCTTTCGGGAAATATCAGCTCATCAAGAAGCTCGCCACCGGCGGCATGGCCGAGGTGTGGCTCGCGCGCCAGACGGGCATCGAGGGTTTCGCCAAGAACGTGGTGGTGAAACGCATCCTCCCGCACCTGGCCGAGGACGCGGAGTTCGTGGAGATGTTCCGCAACGAGGCGCTCATCGCCGCGCGGTTCAACCACCCGAACATCGCCCAGGTGTACGAGTTCGGCGAGGCCAACGGCTCCTATTACATCGCCATGGAGTTCATCCACGGCGAGGATCTGGGCCGGGTGATGCGCAAGGCCTACAACGCCGGGCAGTGGATCGCCCGGCCCCTGGCCATCCGCATCGTGGCCGCTGCGTGCGAGGGCCTCTACTACGCCCACTCGCGCACGGATGACTCGGGCCGCCCCCTGCGGGTGGTGCACCGCGACATCTCGCCGCAGAACATCCTCATCAGCTTCGACGGCTCGGTGAAGCTGGTGGACTTCGGCATCGCCAAGGCGGCGGATCAGGCGTCGCTGACGAAGTCGGGCGCCATCAAGGGCAAGTTCGCCTACATGGCGCCGGAGCAGGCCGCGGGCAAGGCGTTGGATCACCGCGCGGACATCTTCGCCATCGGCCTGGTGCTCTACGAGTTGCTCACGGGCGTGCGCCCGCTCAAGCGCGAGACGGAGCTGGCCACGCTCCAGGCGGCGCTCGAGTGCAACATCTCCACGCCCTCCGAGGTCGCGGACGTGCCGGCGGAGCTGGACTCCGTGGTGATGCCGGCGCTGGCCAAGGCGGCGGATGACCGGTACCGGGACGCGCGCCAGTTCCAGATGGCGCTGGAGGAGCTGCTGGTCAGCCAGCGGTGGGTGGCCGGCTCGGTGCAGATCTCCGAGCTGATGGAGACGCTCTTCGCGGACCGGCTGGATGAGGAGCGGCGCAGCGGCAATCCGGAGCCTCGGAGCGAGGAGTCGATGTCGGCGATGCCCGTGCCGCCGGAGCCGCCGCCTCCCGAGCCGAGGGAGTCGCGCCCGCCGCCCCGGAGCAGCTCGCGCGTCGAGTCGCGCCCCAGCGCCAACCCCGCCAGTGACATGAACTGGGAGGCGCCCCCGGGAGAGATGCCGCAGAACCGGCGGACGGGGACGCGCGCGGCGGTGGTGAACAAGCGCACGGAGTCGGCGACGCTGCCCATGACGGACGTGCCGGAGGTGGGGGAGTGGGAAGCGCCTCCGGCCACCGAGGTTCCGCGCCGCCGGACGAGCAGCGAGGCCCCGCGCCGCACCCAGGCGGGCAACACGTCCATGGCGCGTGCCCCCAGCCGGGTGGAGATGAGCCGGGGCGGTACCCAGACCGAGGTTCCCGCCCCGAGGCGCACGGGCACCCGCATGGGGGCGGAGTCCGCGGAGGCGGAGGTTCCCGCTCCCAGGCCCTCGCGCGCGGGGTCCGCGGTCGCCAACCCGCGAGTCCGCACGCCGCCCGTCATCGAGGACGACGAGGATCCGGAGCGCACGATGTTGCCGCCGCCCCCGGAGCCGCCGGAGCCTCCGAGGCGGCGCACGGTGATGGCCCCGTCTCCACAGGCCGCCGAGCCCGCGCCCCGTCGGCGCACCCAGAGCCGCGCGGAGATGCCCGAGGCGCCCACGCCCCGCCGGCGGCCCTCCGTCGTGCAGGAGGTGGACGACGAGGACGAGGACTCGGTCGGCACGACGAAGCCCCGGCCCGCCGCGCGCGTCGGCCGGTCGCTGCCGTCGTTGTCGAACCTGCTCGGGGTCTTCGTGGTGGTGGCCGCGGTGGGCCTGGCCTTCGTCTTCCGCCAGTCCATCTGGGACACGCTCAACAGCACGGCCACGGACGGGCAGGGCATCTACCTCAACGTCGTCACCAACCAGCGCGTGCAGGTGGCCGTGCGGCACAACGCGCGCTGTCGCAGCTCCGAGCCCATCACCGTGCTTGGCTTCACCCCGCTGCAGCGCATGGGTGGCGCGCACGTGCAGGACACGCTCATCCTGGAGAACAAGGAGCAGGGCATCCACGAGGAGATCGAGGTGCCCTTCGGTGAGCCCCAGGAGACGAAGACGATCGAGCGCACCTTCCAGACGGGCTTCTTCCGTCCCAAGGTGGTGCCGCGCAGCGTCTCCGGCGTCGAAATCTTCCGCGACGGTCAGAAGCTGGCGCTCTACCAGCCCGGGCTGAAGCTGGAGTTGGTGGAGGGCACGCACCACCTGGTGTTCAAGAGCGCCTCGCTCAAGGAGCCGGTGCTGGTGGATGTGGAGGTGAAGGCCCGCAGCACCGTGGACCAGCAGGTGGATCTGGCGCCGTACATCCAGTAG
- a CDS encoding rhodanese-like domain-containing protein — MPIPEIDPPTLAHQLSGPPEARPVLLDVRFPDEHAYVALPGSVLIPLPELDERADELESFRGRPVVVYCHHGVRSLDGAAYLRSRGLDAVSLRGGIDLYSRAVDPSLPRY, encoded by the coding sequence GTGCCCATCCCCGAGATAGACCCCCCCACGCTCGCCCACCAGCTCTCCGGCCCGCCCGAGGCGCGTCCCGTGCTGCTCGACGTGCGCTTCCCCGACGAGCACGCCTACGTGGCGCTCCCGGGCTCGGTGCTCATCCCCCTGCCGGAGCTGGACGAGCGCGCCGACGAGCTGGAGTCCTTCCGCGGCAGGCCCGTCGTCGTCTACTGCCACCACGGCGTGCGCAGCCTGGACGGCGCCGCGTACCTGCGCTCGCGCGGCCTGGACGCCGTGTCCCTGCGCGGGGGAATCGATCTCTACTCCCGCGCGGTGGACCCGAGCCTGCCTCGCTACTGA
- the moeB gene encoding molybdopterin-synthase adenylyltransferase MoeB: MSATFRELLSDAKKEIREVSIEDVKRLLDARAPLKLVDVREADEYAGGRLPGALHIPRGFLELRIEDKATRDEELVLYCAGGTRSALAARTLQHMGYTRVASLTGGYNRWSDAHYPVEKPVVLTPAQKERYRRHLILPEVGEEGQARLLKSRVLLLGAGGLGSPAALYLAAAGVGTLGIVDADVVDLSNLQRQVLHTHERAGQPKVESARATLEALNPDVKVVPFHERLTSDNVLRILEGFDLVLDGGDNFPTRYLLNDACVIQGKPNLHGSIFRFEGQVTTFVPGQGPCYRCLYPSPPPPELAPSCAEAGVLGVLPGIIGLFQANEALKLLLGVGEPLVGRLLTFDALGTRFQELKLRRDPKCPVCAPGAKVELIDYERFCASSA, from the coding sequence ATGTCCGCCACCTTCCGCGAGTTGCTGTCCGACGCGAAGAAGGAGATCCGCGAGGTCTCCATCGAGGACGTCAAGCGTCTGCTGGATGCGCGGGCCCCCCTGAAGCTCGTCGACGTGCGCGAAGCCGACGAGTACGCGGGCGGCCGGCTGCCTGGCGCCCTCCACATCCCTCGCGGCTTCCTGGAGCTGCGCATCGAGGACAAGGCCACCCGCGACGAGGAGCTCGTCCTCTACTGCGCTGGCGGCACCCGCTCGGCGCTCGCGGCTCGCACCCTGCAACACATGGGCTACACGCGCGTGGCCTCGCTCACCGGCGGCTACAACCGTTGGAGCGACGCCCACTACCCCGTGGAAAAGCCGGTGGTGCTCACCCCCGCCCAGAAGGAGCGCTACCGCCGCCACCTCATCCTCCCCGAGGTCGGTGAGGAGGGGCAGGCCCGGCTCCTCAAGTCCCGGGTACTCCTGCTCGGCGCGGGCGGACTGGGCTCGCCGGCCGCCCTCTACCTCGCCGCCGCGGGCGTGGGCACCCTGGGCATCGTCGACGCGGACGTGGTGGACCTCAGCAACCTCCAGCGCCAGGTGCTCCACACCCACGAGCGCGCCGGCCAACCCAAGGTGGAGAGCGCCCGCGCCACCCTTGAGGCCCTCAACCCCGACGTGAAGGTCGTGCCCTTCCACGAGCGGCTCACCTCGGACAACGTCCTGCGCATCCTCGAGGGCTTCGACCTGGTCCTCGACGGGGGGGACAACTTCCCCACCCGCTACCTCCTCAACGACGCGTGCGTCATCCAGGGCAAGCCCAACCTCCACGGCTCCATCTTCCGCTTCGAGGGCCAGGTCACCACCTTCGTCCCCGGCCAGGGCCCCTGCTACCGCTGCCTCTACCCCTCCCCGCCTCCTCCCGAGCTCGCCCCCTCGTGCGCCGAGGCCGGCGTGCTCGGCGTGCTCCCCGGCATCATCGGCCTCTTCCAGGCCAACGAGGCCCTCAAGCTCCTGCTCGGCGTGGGCGAGCCGCTCGTGGGACGTCTGCTCACCTTCGACGCGCTCGGCACCCGCTTCCAGGAGCTCAAGCTGCGGAGAGATCCGAAGTGCCCCGTGTGCGCTCCTGGCGCGAAGGTGGAGCTCATCGACTACGAGCGCTTCTGCGCCTCGTCCGCCTGA
- a CDS encoding HesB/IscA family protein — MDTTTTPAANTSTAPQSTPATPVRLTEAAVAQVKKVIQDQGFQDYYFSIRVVPAGCSGLGYDLNMVREAKPGDLTWDQEGVKIATDALSNKYLMGTEIDFVSSVTGAGFKFNNPNAKSSCGCGTSFST; from the coding sequence ATGGACACCACCACCACCCCCGCAGCGAACACCTCCACGGCTCCCCAGAGCACGCCCGCGACGCCGGTGCGGCTCACGGAGGCCGCCGTGGCGCAGGTGAAGAAGGTCATCCAGGATCAGGGCTTCCAGGACTACTACTTCTCGATCCGCGTGGTTCCGGCCGGGTGCAGTGGGCTGGGCTACGACCTGAACATGGTGCGCGAGGCGAAGCCGGGCGATCTGACGTGGGATCAGGAAGGCGTGAAGATCGCGACGGATGCGCTGAGCAACAAGTACCTGATGGGGACGGAGATCGACTTCGTGTCGAGCGTGACGGGAGCGGGCTTCAAGTTCAACAACCCGAACGCGAAGTCGTCCTGCGGCTGCGGGACGTCGTTCTCGACCTGA
- a CDS encoding acyl-CoA thioesterase, whose amino-acid sequence MSELAPKSPRDSEVVMTQMILPSDANPVNAAFGGKVMEWIDVCGAIAAQRHCRQVVVTASMDDLHFHAPIKVGWNVTLHARVIATFRTSMEVGVTVTAENPMTGDKHLTTSALLTFVALTADGKKVPVPPLKLETEQEHEAFREAEQRRQDRLTRKQTSLAWQRVIKPGVAG is encoded by the coding sequence GTGTCCGAGCTCGCCCCCAAGAGCCCCCGCGACTCCGAAGTGGTGATGACGCAGATGATCCTCCCCTCGGACGCCAATCCGGTGAACGCGGCGTTCGGCGGCAAGGTGATGGAGTGGATCGACGTGTGCGGCGCCATCGCCGCCCAGCGCCACTGCCGGCAGGTGGTGGTCACCGCGTCCATGGATGACCTGCACTTCCACGCGCCCATCAAGGTGGGCTGGAACGTGACGCTGCACGCGCGAGTGATCGCCACGTTCCGCACGTCGATGGAGGTGGGCGTGACGGTGACGGCGGAGAACCCGATGACCGGGGACAAGCACCTCACCACGAGCGCCCTGCTCACCTTCGTGGCGCTCACGGCGGACGGAAAGAAGGTGCCGGTGCCCCCGCTGAAGCTGGAGACGGAGCAGGAGCACGAGGCCTTCCGCGAGGCCGAGCAGCGGCGTCAGGATCGGCTCACGCGCAAGCAGACGAGCCTCGCCTGGCAGCGCGTCATCAAGCCCGGCGTCGCGGGCTGA